A window of uncultured Methanoregula sp. genomic DNA:
CGAGCTGGGTATACGCCATCTCCTTGAAAAGAAAGCGCTCCACCCCTGCGACTGCGTGATCGCAGAACCTACCCCGGCCTGCCATCCCACGATCGGCCAGAAAGGACTCTGCCGGCTGGAGATCAGCTTCTCGGGAACCCCGGCACATGGTTCCCTGTACCCGGCTGTCGGGGTCAGCGCTATAGTTGAGGCACTCTCGCTCATCGGGTACATGAAAGAGCTGAACCAGGTCGATTACCCGGTAACGGACGATCTGCGGGAGATTATCGAACGATCAGGGAGCGTGCTCGGCCGGGAGTTTGCGATCAACGATGTGCGGGATGTTCTCAAACGGCTGACATTCAACCCGGGGGTCATCCGGGGCGGGGAGAAGTCCAATGTGGTGGCACAACACTGCGATCTTGATCTGGAATGCCGGGTACCATGGGGATGTCATATCCCCGATCTCCTTGAGGGGATACGGGCCCACGCCCCCCGCGGGAAGATAGTTTCAGCAGAGACAAACGAGCCCTCCATAACCGATCCATCCTGCAGGCTCGTATCGGTTGCCTGTTCCGAGATCGAGAAAGTCTACGGTAAAGCGGCCTTCCCTATTGTCCAGTGGGCTGCAAGCGATGCCCGCCACCTGCGCCGGCACGGCTTCCGGGTCATCGAATACGGGCCCGGGGAGATCTCGACGCTTCATGCCGTCAACGAACGGGTTGCCATAGGGTCCCTGGAAAAAGCTTCCCGGATCTACCTGGGCATTATACAGAAATATGCAGAAACGTAAAAAAACGGGACGCACGTGAACGGGAGCTTGGACCTGCACTAAATAGGTTAAGAAACTTTTTGTTGAAAACCATCCATCATTTTTCACCTATTCTCCAGGAGAAGGAACAGTACCCCATCTCACTCCCTATCTGAGAAGCCTGTCGAGAGGGATTGTAAGTTCATATTCAGATTTTTTTATGAACGAATCCGTTTTCACTTTCCGGTTCAGGTCCGGACCCGCCGAGAGGGCACCCCTTCGGGAGCTGCTGTATTAATCGGAAAATGGACAGGAAGCATCATCTCTTCAGCCCGATTGAGAACATTGCATAAACCATGAATTATCGTATCAACAAAAAAGGGTCGTAGTTTGAAACCTTATTTTTTATTCCGTTGCATGAGGAAGAACAGCCCGCATACACCGGTGAGTGCACCCAGGGTCGTGAGAGGGGAGAGCGGAGAGTAGGTGGTCTTCCGGGGAACCGGGGTACTTGTTGTTACCGGAGATTCTGCCAGGGTTGTTTCAGCAGCTACTGGAGTCGTGACAACAGATGGGGCGATGAGCGTGCCAGTAGGGGTTGGCGTGACAGTCCGGGTGGTATCTCCGCCCAGCTTCCAGGGAGCAATGGTCGGGGTCGGGCTTCCGGTAATAGTATAATACTGGACCTTCCCGTACATGTTCGCTTTGTTCTTCTGGGCATCGGTATACCCGGGATCGATGCCTATTGCCTTGCTGAAACAATCCATGGCCTCCTGCGTCCGGTTGAGGCCTGCCAGGGCAACGCCCTTGTTATTCCAGATCTCGGCGCTCTTGGTGGTGATAGCCGTGGCCTGGTCGAATGCGCTGAGGGCCTGGGCATAATTGCCTTGGGCTATGTAAGAAAGGCCCAGGTTGTTCCAGGAATTGAAATTTTGCGGATCCAAATTCGAACACTTTGTGTACGACACGGAAGCCATATCCGGTTTGTTCAAGGACATGTAGGCGGATCCCTGGGTGCAGAATGCGTCTGCGCGGTTCTGCTGGACAATGAAAAGTTTATCGTAGGCTGCCACGGAGTCCGCGTACCGGCCGAGGTTGTAGAGCGCGAAAGCCCGGGCATTCAGCGCTTCAGCCCCGCTGGATCGCAGGGCAAGGGACGCATCTGCCGCATCCAGAGCCGCCGAATACTGGCCCAGGCTGTTGAGGGCTGCAGCCTTGCCGGAATATGCTGTCGGTGAATTCTTGTCCAGTTCTATCGCTTTATTAAAATTCGAAAGGGCCAATGCATAATTTCCCGAAAGCTGCGCAGTCTGGCCCTGGGAGATCCATTCTGTCGCATCTTCGGCATGAACCATGCCAACCGAAAATACCAGGAGTATGATTACCGTAACGAGTAGTTTCAACCTCATAATCTCATGACGAAATTACCCATTAATCGCAGATGAATCTATTGATTTCCTCAAAAAGGTTCAGATAGGCATGCATTAATGCCGGCAGGTAGAGCAGCGGTCGATCGTCAGGGCGATGAGAACCGCACAGGCTGCTGCTGTGCAGAATGCTGCAAGGAATCCGGCCGTATCGGCAACAATGCCTGCCAGAAACGGCAGGACTGCCATGCCCAGGTAACTGGAGGTTGAGAACAATCCCATGACAGTTCCCTGGTGCTCTTTGATCTCTGCAAGAAATGCCATCTGGGCTATCATGACCACACCGGCCACAACTCCTATTACCACGAGACCCGCGGGCGAGAAGAACGAGAGAACCGCCCCGGCAGCCATGAGTACTGCAGACCAGCGGATGGCTGTAACCGGAGGAAATGAGAAGCGCGGCGCAACTATGACTGAGACGATGGTGGCAATACTCATTCCCGCTATCCAGAAACCTACCAGATGGGGCGGCAGATCAGAAAATTCAGGGTACAGGGAGATGATAACCCCGGTGATCCCGACAAGGAGTATTGCAGAGAGCCAGAGCCAAAAGTAGTCAAGCGCAAGCGTCCGCAGGAGCACCGGATTAAAAGTGGTTTTTCCATCTGAAACGGTATCCCTGAGGGTCAGGCTGACTGCAGCCGGGAGAACCGAAAGGGCGGCAAAGACCAGAAGGCCGATGCTGGCATTGGTGAAGACCTCAGACAACCAGCCCGCACAGACAAGACCAAGAACAAGACCGGCATTGAGGAGGGCCAGGTAATACCCGCTCATCCGCTCGTGATCGGGCCTTGAGTTCACAAAGGACATCCCTGCGGCCACGAAAAGTCCGGCCCCGATTCCTTCGACAAACCGGGCCGGAAGAGCCAGGAACGGGTTGCTGATGGTGAGGAGAAGAACGCCGCTTGCAACCGTGATGATAAGACCTGCCCGCATGACCGTTATCCGGCCGAACCGGTCAGAGAGGATGCCACCGGGAAGCGTGCTCACAAGAGCGCCGAGAAAATAGGCAGAATAGATTGCTCCCTGCAGCGTGGAACTTCCGGCAAAAGCCGGCAGCACGGGCACGATGGCGTTCGAAAGCGCCATGATGACGAAGATGCCGAAAAAAAGAGTGAAGGGGATGCGCATCGCAATCGGGTCAGACCATGCGGTAGGTCTCGAGGTTCATGGGAGAATGTGTCTCGATGTGGTAACGCTTGTAGATGGAGCTGGCGAGATCTATCGTGTTGTTCTCATCGCCATGTATGCAGAAGATCTTCTCGGGCCGGGGCTGGATCTGGCCGATGTAGTTCATCAGCTGCCGGCGGTCGGAGTGTCCAGAGAAGCCATCGACCGTGACAATCTCAAGGTTGATCGTGATCGTTCCCTTGCGGCCCATGGGCACTTCGCGCCAGCCTTTCTGGATACGCCGGCCGTACGTGCCGTCCGCCTGGTACCCGACAAAGACGAGCGCATTCTTCTCGTCCTGGGCAAGGTTGAGAAGGTACTCCATGACAGGTCCGCCGTTGAGCATGCCGCTTGTTGAGATGATGACGCACGGATCGCCGTTCATCGCTTTCTCGCGCAGGTCAGAGGAGTCCACCTGCTGGAAGCATTCGGCAAGGAACGGGTTCATGCCCTCTCGGAAGATCTGGTTTCTCAGTTCCGTATTGAGATACTCCGGGTAAGTCGTGTGGATCGCGGTTGCTTCCCGGATCATACCGTCGAGATAGATCTTGACTTTCGGGATCTTCTCAAGGCGCATGCCTTCTTCGAGCGCCAGCATGACTTCCTGCGACCGGCCAACCGAGAATGCGGGGATGATGACTTTTCCGCCCCGCTGGATGACATTGTTGATGGTCTCGTAGAGCCGGGCCTCGGCATCGGCCCGGGGCTGCTGGAAATCATTGCTCCCGCCGTACGTGCTCTCCATGAAGAGTGCCTCGAGGCGCGGGAACTGGTTGATGGCCGGGTTGAAGAGCCGGCTCTTGCCGTAGTTGAAGTCCCCGGTAAACGCGATGTTGTACATCCCGTCGCCCAGATGGAAATGGGCAATGGCCGACCCGAGGATATGCCCGGCATTGTGGAAGGTGAGCTTGATGTCGGGAGCGATATCCGTGACACTGCCATAGTTGAGGGTGATGGAGTGCCGGATATAGGTCTTGACTTCGTGGGAGGAGTACGGGATCTTCCGGTCTTCCTTGTTGATCACGTCCAGGTAATCCAGCTGGAGCATGGCCGAGAGATCCCGGGTCGGCGGTGTGGAGTAGACGGGTCCTTCGTACCCGTATTTGTACAGGAGAGGGATGAGGGCGCAGTGGTCGAGATGGGCGTGGGTGAGAACAACAGCATCGAGCTGGGAGAGCGGGTGGATCTCCGGCACATACAGGTACGGTGTGCCGTTTGCATTATCCGGCTTCTCCCCGCAATCGATCAGGACTTTGCTGTTCGGGGTTGAAAGGAGGAAGGCTGCCCGGCCGACTTCCCGGCAGCAGCCGAGCATCGTGACACGGACCCACTGGTCCCGCTTTATTGCATCCTTGCCGGTATCTTCCCGACCGGGGATGTCGCGGTGGATCCTGCGGCCGATGGTGCGCAGGAATTGCTTGCGCTCTTCATTGACCGAGCGGAGGTACTGGCGTACCTGCTTGACCGTGCTGCTTTCGATAGGGGGCGTCCGGACAACTTTCGGGGTCCAGCCGATATGGCGGGTGATGTCCCGCAGGGTCATCCCGTTCTTGCCGATGACAACCCCGGGCTTTTCTGCTTCGATCAGAACTTCCCCGGTATCCGCATCGAAGAAGATGTCGGTGATACCGGCAGATTCAGGGACAACGGCCTTGATATCATTGTAAGCTTTCTCGGGATCTTCAAGAATGGTCGGGCGTACCACGATCCTTTTCCTCAAGTCGCGGGCAAGGATCTTGATTAAGTCCGCCTCATCGGCGAACCGTTTCGGGTCATCGGTATAGATAACGAGTTCCGGTCCTTCGAATTCAACCTGGGTTACCGTGATACCCCGGGGAACTTTCTCGTTGATCTTTTCTTTGAGCTCTTTGAGCCGTTCTTCTATCTGCATGAAAAAATCGTCCTAAAAAAAGTTAAGCAGCGATCCTGGCAAGGAATGTCTTGACTTCATCCTCGCTCAGATCCTGGAATTTGTCCTTGGTTATTACAACAACGTGGATCCCCTCGCCGGATCCGGCATCGCGTTTCATTGCGGACTTGAGACCGCGGATTGCCAGCTCAATTGCTTCAGCTTCGGTCATGCCCGGCTTGAACCGGTCTTCGAGCACACCGTAGGCCATGGGAGAGCCGGAGCCTGTTGCAACGATCTCCTCTTCCTTTGTCGCACCGCCCATTGCATCCACAGAATAGACGCCCGGACCCTTCTCGTCCACACCACCAACAAGGAGCTGGACATAATAGGGGAAATACCGGTTCTGGTTCAGATAATTTGAGAGCAGGGTAGCAGTTGCGCCAACCGTGATCGGGCGGGACCTGCGGATCTGGTAAAGGTTGCATTCTACCGTGAGGATACGGGCAAGCTGCTGGGCATCGCCAACCCCGCCGGCAGTGGTCATACCGATCCGATCTGCCACCTGGTATACTTTCTTTGCTTTCTTGCTGGCGATCATGTAGCCCATGGTCGCCCGCTTCTCGGTTGCTAGGATCACACCCCCGGCAAAAACAATACCGATGGTTGTTGTCCCCTTCATGGACTCCTGTACCTGTTCAGGCATAGTAACACCTTAAAAATAAATAAACGCTGAAAATGATTAAAAGCGCTTTAAAGTATTAGATGATACCGGGAAACTTAAAGGTTTCTAAGGTACACCAAGGCGGAGAACTCATTTTGCCTCCGTCGGATAAAAAAAGAATTGTTTTTGCGGGATGGCGCATTGGAAAAATTATTCTGACATGTCCTGGCACATGGCCCGGATCAGTTCCCGGTCATACAGGATCGAGACGAGTTTCTTGTCGCCATTCACGACCGGCAACTGGTCAACCCTGGAGCGCTTCATCTTGAGAGCACATTCGCTCACTTCAGCATTCTGGGGAACGGCAACAACATTCCGGACCATGGCAAGTTTTACCGGCCGGTTCGGGAGCTGTACCCGGGAGATGCCAAAACTGATGGTATGGTTGTCGCGGATGCTCTCCCAGGTCCACTCGTCATCGTCGGTCCCGTTGGAGAAGTCCGAAACGCCTACGGAGTCCTCGATACTGGAATTCCGTATGAGATCCCGCTCGGATATGATGCCCTGGAGCTTGTTCTCGGCATCGAGGATGGGAATCGCATCAACACCGGAGATCTCCATGACCCGGCCGACAACCGGGAGGGGCGTGTCTTCCCAGAGGGCAAAGGTCCGGCTGGTATACTTGTCCTTGATCTCTTCCCGTATCTTGAGCTGGGCAAGGCCCGAGATCACATCGGCAACGGACAGGAGGCCGATAAGATGGCCGTCCTCGACAACCGGGAGCCGGCGGATCCTCCGGCTGATGAGCATACGGGCAGCTTCCTTGAGCTCCATGTCCGGTCCGATGACAATGGGCTTTGAGGTCATGAGGAGGCCAAGCTGAGTCTCTTCAGGCTTGGAAAGCAGATCCTTCCGGGTAATGATCCCCACAATTTTCTTGTTCTTGATGACCGGGACACCGGAGATTCCCGTGCGCTTGAGAATTTTCAAGACATCGTCGCGGTTACCAGGTATCTCGACATGGACCACGTCCGAGGTCATGTAATCCTTGACAATCTGTTCTGTTATGATCTCACCACCAGGGTTGAAACCGTGCTGTGGGTGACAACAAATGTGCTTACGCTGCCGATCAGGAGCCGGTCGGTCTGGCTCTTGCCATGGGATCCGACAATGATCAGATCCGCCTTGATCTTATCTGCAAGGGAGATGACCTCGCTGCCTGCATGGCCGGACTTGAAATGGGAAATTAAGGTGACTCCGCTTGCTGCAGCCTTGACTTTTGCCTTGTCAAGAACAGCCTCACCCTCTTTCTGGAGAACATTGTACATGATCTCAACCGTATTGTCAGCAGGAAGGGATGAGAACAGACCAGTCTCGATGACATAGGCTGCATGGAGTTTCGCATTTCCTGCCTTTGCCATCTGAACAGCCTTGTCAAGTGCGCGCTGGCTGGTCTCCGAACCATCAACTGCAACAAGGATTGTATTAAACATAGTCATCACCCAAAACAAACATGCCTGTTTTATTTGAGTTGCGAATTAAAAACATTTTTGCCAATTTCAGCAAAATTCGCCCGTTTCACCAGCGTTGCGAGCGGATCGCGCGTGAATCTCAGGGCTGATGCAGAAAAACTGATTTCAAACAAATTGGCAGGCGCCCCGACCCGGATATAATAGGGTGAGCCGGTGAGATCTGAACCCGCAACAGCCGAGCGAAGGATATCCACGGGATTTGAACCATATACGGCAGAGACAAAAGCCATTTCCGAGAAGAGATCGGGAGGAACAAACATCACGTTATCCGTCCCGAGCAGGATCCGGCAGCCGCATTCCTGCATATAGCCGAGCGGGGGATGGCCCGGCGACCTGCTCACGCCCAGGATCCAGTTGGACCGGGGGCAGATGGCAATAGGTATATCCCGGTCTGCACAGGACCGGATCTGTTTCTTTGTTGCATGGGTGGCGTGAATGATAAGATCGGGGTCGAATGCGAGCGCTGCATCCACATCGTCCGGGTCTTGTTCGCCGGCATGGAATGCCACGAGTTTTCCTGCATTCCGGGCCTCCCGTACCTGCCGATCTGGATCGGGAACATCCCGTGTGCTGCTGATCCCAAGCCCCTCGCCAGCCTGTTCGCCACCATTTCTCCCGAAGATCAGGGGTCTGATCGGGAGTCCGCGGGCTGCCTCCTGGAGAGCAAGGACACCATCCCTGCCACCCTCGCGGAAATCGGCACATCCGGCTATCCCGCTGCGGGCCATGCCCGAAAGACTTGCCCGCATTCCGGCCACGAGATCCGGGCGCGTTGCTGCGGCAAGGAGCCGGTGTTTCAGGCCATCCGGAGGGGTCACGAGGGCAGAAAGATCCCCGGTCACCCCGCAGTCCATCGCTATCGTATCGCCAAGGTGCGTGTGGGCATCAAAGAGCGCGGGGCAGATCCAGCGCAGGGGGGCAGATCGGGTCTCCTCAATGGCAGCGATGATACCGTTCTCGATATATATATCGACCGGCGTTTCAGTAAGCTCCTCTCCAAGGAATGCATTGCCGGACAGGATCTGCGGGTGGTCTTTCATGGGGGCTGCTCTCATTTATATATCGAGAAACCAAATAATTTTGTATGGCAAAGAAGCAAGGTGGCCGATTACTCTCCTCAGCAGGACTCGTCAATTATTACGAGAGCGAGGACCGTAGGGCAGTTCATATCAGTCCGATAACGGTAATGGTTGTCGCGGCAGCAATCGGTATTATCGTTCTGGTCCTGAATTTTGTATTCGGGACAAAGACGGTATAACTTTTTTATTCTCCTCAAAAAGGGTTATTCAAAAGCGCTCTTCTTGAGAACGCGTTTGGTAATATCCTCATCGTTCCTGAAGTAGAGATTGTCGTGGCCTTCCCATCTTCCGCAGTTGCGGAAGATAACGGCCGGGACCCCGTTATTGCTCTCCCCCATCACGAAATTCGAGAACCCGGCGATCTCGTCGACAACGGCCTCTTCGGTGATCTTGAGCACATGGCCGAAGAGATCCGTGTCCCCGCGGAAATCCCGGATAGCCGGAAAACCGCTCCAGCCGATCGCGTTCCCGGTCTGGCCCCGCCGGAAGGACCGGCCGCAGGTATCGGTTATGATAACCCCGATATCTTTCCCGCTGATTTTCTGTATCTCGTCCCGCAAGTCCTCTGCGGATTTCATCGGGTCGGGGGGAAGAAAAATTACCATCCCGTCTTCGATATTGGACTGGTCAACGCCAGCACGGACGCCGATATGCCCGAATGCCAGTTCCGAAAGGATGAACGGATGCTCCATGATGATATCGTTGGACGCATCCAGGACTGCCTGAACAAAGCGCGGGTCTTCGCCATTCAGCTTCCCGAGGCGCACCGCACGTTCTGTGGGTGTAATTGACGAGAGGGTCTTGGTGTACCCCTTCGCCTTTGAATAGATCGTGGAGGCGATACAGAGAATATCCCCATCCTGCACCGGTATTTTCTCGCAAATCAGTGCCGCAATATTATCGCCGGCATGGATGAGGGGAAGGCCCTGCACACCCATGACATGAATCGGTTCCATAGTCACATCTCTATGAGATGATCGGACGATATAGGGATTTCGTATTGCATCCATAAGATAAATCCGGTTCTGGAGAAATTGCCCGAATATGAGGGATACCGGGGATTTAATTCCCCGCGGCAGCTTCCGGAAATGATGGAGAGATCAATTTCCAAGAGGGCATCGATATATTTTTAAGAGGATAACACGCATCACCTCATTGCCATGTACCTCATCATCCGGTGCCCGTCCTGCAGGAAGTTCTCGTACGTGGATCGGTTTCAGCGCTGGAAACTCTGCCCGCAGTGCGGCCATGCCCAAGAGGTGAGCAAATCACCGGCTTACCTGGAAGTCGTCGACTTCCGTGAAGCAGAGCATATTGTAAAAGAGATGGAAAAGCACATCCATGCTACAAAAAAGACCGATTTTTCACCGGAAGAGACTGCTGAGCTGCGCCACCACTATGCACAGGCACTGAGGCACCGGGCAAAAAAACCCCGTGCCTGACCGGTTTTCTGTTCTTAAAAGGCACTCCTGTCAACTCGCGCATCAGAATATGACCGGACAGGATACATACCAGCAGCCGCCAGCGATTACGCACCGGCTCGATTCCCGATACGGAAATACTGATAGGGTACGGTTATCTCAAACCGGGCACCTTTGCCCGGTTCACCGGTCTCCTGGATCCCAAGACCCGTGATACCAAGAATCTCCCGGGAAAGGAAGAGGCCAAAGCCGGTGTGCCTGAAGTGCTTCCGGACAAAAATTGCTTCCTTGAATTCCAGGGGCACCCCCCCGCCATCGTCCTCGCAGATGATGCAGGCAGTCTCACCCGATACCAAGGCCCTGAACGTGATCCGGGTCAGGTTCGTCCCGTGACTGAGGGCATTGTCGATAAGGTTGTAAAACACTTTTTCGAGCATCGGGTCCGCGTAGATCCAGAGATCGCCGGTTTCGACCGTCACGGTCACCGACGGATGATGAATCGCAGACGCGGCTGCCTGGATTGTTTCGTTAAGATCGAACCACTGCGGGTTCTCGATGCCGAGACTCTGGTAGTCCTTTGTGAAGCCGATCTGGAGTTCCATAATTCCGATTATCTCGGACTGGATGGTAAGATATTCCTGGAGTCGGGGATCCGGAAACTCCTCTTTTATCAGTTCCAGGTACCCCATGAGACCGGTCAGTTTGTTGAGAATATCGTGCCGGGTGATACTCGAGAGGAGGTTGAGTTTTTTGTTTGCAAGGGTAAGGGCCAGGGCATACCGGTTCAGTTCGGATTCGTGATAGTGCATCTCGCTCTCGAAGACCCGGCGCTCGGTGATATCCTCTGCAAGCCCTTCTATCACTATAAGACCGTCCTTTGCCATTCCCACACTCCAGGCCCGGATCGAGACCCATATCTCCGATCCGTCCCGGCGCATGAGGCGAATCTCGCGGCCGGCAACGGATCCAGCCCTCCTGAGCTCGTTTGTGAGTTCCTCGAGTTCCCGCGACCGGATAAAGAAATCGTCTGTGCTTCTGCCGACAATGTCCTCCACCCTGTCGTACCCGAGCATGGCTGCCATTACAGGGTTTCCCGAGAGGACCTGCCCGTTCTCCCCGATGGTTATCTGGAAGATACCAAGAGCAATGTTCTCTGCCATCATCCGGTATCTCCGCTCATAGTCGTGCAGTATCTCTCCTGCAGACGGGACGGGATCAGTTTTGTTTACAGGCGGAGGCATCTGTTATCCGATATTAAACGGGATATGTCTTGAGGGTTTTCTCGCTCATTAAGGATGTCCCGATGATAGTTGACCTGTACCATTCATGAACGCCAATGACAGAACCCGGGTTGTGGTTCTTCAAAGCAACAGAATAGTTCATCTGGTAAGCACCGGCATTGATCTGTAGGTAGTGTCAGCATGGCGGGGAACGGGTGTATTATTATCGGGGGAGGGCCGGCCGGTCTTTTCTGTGCAATCCATGCGGCAGCCCATGGCATGCCGGTCACAGTGCTTGAAAAGAACCCGGAGCCCGGTGCCAAGCTCCTGCTGTCCGGGTCCGGGCAATGCAATATTACGCATGACGGGGAGATCCGGGATTTCCTGACAAGATACGGGAGCCACGGAAAATTTTTGAAGCCGGCCCTCATGTCATTTACCAACCGGGATCTCCAGGCATTTTTCCGCGACCGGGGACTTCCGGTGATGACTGATGAGAACGGCAAGATCTTCCCGGAAACCCGGAGAGCGGCAGATGTCCTGGCAGTTCTCCTTGCCGAATGCCGGAAACGTGGTGTCAACATCCGCTGCAACGAACCGGTCCGTGAGGTTGCCCGGGACGGGGGAGTGTTTGCATGCACTGCAAAAAACACCACGTACCATGCGGCAGCGGTTGTCATCACAACCGGTGGCGCCTCGTACCCGAAGTGCGGGACAACCGGTGACGGGTTCCGTCTCGCAGCAGCGCTCGGCCAGCCGGTAACCGGGACCGGGCCTGCCCTCACACCGCTCCTGATCCGGCCGTTCCCGTTCTCATCTCTTATGGGCATCTCGTTTGAGGGGATGCATTTTACCCACTGGCGGGATGGAAAGAAAATGGGCGATCATACGGGAGATGTCCTTTTCACCCACCTGGGCCTCTCGGGGCCGGGCATTCTCGATGCCTCGCGGGATATCCGGGAGGGAGACGAGATCCGTCTCTCGTTTGCCGGGAACCTGCGGCGCGAGGAATTTGCAGCCGACATTGCACAACGGGCCGCAGAAAATCCCGGCTGGCAGGTGAGTACTATCCTTGCAAAATATCCTATCCCCGAACGGCTGAACCGGAAACTGCTCAAAATTTCCGGCATTGCAGAAGATCTCACATGCGCCCATTTCTCTGCAACCCTGCGATCTGCCCTTGTGAAGAACTGTTGCGAGTTCCCGCTGATCGTTGCAGCCCTTGGAGACTATGCCGTTGCCATGGTGACCCGGGGGGGCGTTGCGCTTGAAGGCGTGAACCAAAAAACCATGGAATCGAAGATCATTCCCGGACTCTTTTTTGCCGGCGAGGTGCTGGATGTGGACGGGGACACCGGCGGATACAACCTGCAGGCAGCGTTCTCCACCGGGTACCTTGCCGGAACTGCTGCCGGGAGACGGCTGGCCGGGGAATAAGGCAGCGTCGGGTCTCACACGGGCACTTTTTCCCGGTCATGATCCGGACCGGCAGCCTTTGAAGAGAATAGTCAGATATTCCGAACCATAAGGGAGATGCCGCCGTCAAGACCGGAGAAGAATTTCCGCCCGTCCAGGCTGAAATCTTCATAGGACAGGAATCCCATTTCAGCAAAACCGCACGCGAGGAATGCCCGCCGCGAGGCCGGGTTGGTACAATCGGCCACAACCTGCCGGAAGCCGCGTTCTGATGCATGGGCGATCGCATGCCGGATTAGGGCCCGGGCAAGGCCCATTCTCCGGAATTCTCTCACCACGCCAATCTGGAAGATATGCAGGGTTGTGCCGGGCCGGATCCCTGCACGGTCAAGGTTATGTTCTTCAAGCTCATCGATCATGGCTACCGCATCCCGAAAATGGGAGATGAAGGCTGCCATCTCCTCGCATTCTCCGGCCGGATCATGGGTCAGGTCAAAGCAGAAGATGAACCCGGCCGGTCTTTTGGTCTTTTTTTCACGTGCAAGAAAACTGAGATCCTTTCCCACCAGGGACCGGACATAGATCTTTGCAAACGGGAAGAACAGACCTGGATCGGGAGCATGCCGGCAGGATGTGGGTTCGTCGGAAAGAAAGACATCGGTATAGATCCTGGCTGCCGGCACGATATCGGGTTCCGCCAGGGGAAAACAGGTAAACGGGCCTGCCCGTGAGAATAGCTCCCCAGAAAGGGAATCGTTACCGGGGTCAGCTGTACCTGGCATGGTATCGTACCAGATCTCT
This region includes:
- a CDS encoding coenzyme F420-0:L-glutamate ligase, which produces MEPIHVMGVQGLPLIHAGDNIAALICEKIPVQDGDILCIASTIYSKAKGYTKTLSSITPTERAVRLGKLNGEDPRFVQAVLDASNDIIMEHPFILSELAFGHIGVRAGVDQSNIEDGMVIFLPPDPMKSAEDLRDEIQKISGKDIGVIITDTCGRSFRRGQTGNAIGWSGFPAIRDFRGDTDLFGHVLKITEEAVVDEIAGFSNFVMGESNNGVPAVIFRNCGRWEGHDNLYFRNDEDITKRVLKKSAFE
- a CDS encoding DUF1922 domain-containing protein; the encoded protein is MYLIIRCPSCRKFSYVDRFQRWKLCPQCGHAQEVSKSPAYLEVVDFREAEHIVKEMEKHIHATKKTDFSPEETAELRHHYAQALRHRAKKPRA
- a CDS encoding GNAT family N-acetyltransferase, encoding MPGTADPGNDSLSGELFSRAGPFTCFPLAEPDIVPAARIYTDVFLSDEPTSCRHAPDPGLFFPFAKIYVRSLVGKDLSFLAREKKTKRPAGFIFCFDLTHDPAGECEEMAAFISHFRDAVAMIDELEEHNLDRAGIRPGTTLHIFQIGVVREFRRMGLARALIRHAIAHASERGFRQVVADCTNPASRRAFLACGFAEMGFLSYEDFSLDGRKFFSGLDGGISLMVRNI
- a CDS encoding PAS domain-containing sensor histidine kinase yields the protein MPPPVNKTDPVPSAGEILHDYERRYRMMAENIALGIFQITIGENGQVLSGNPVMAAMLGYDRVEDIVGRSTDDFFIRSRELEELTNELRRAGSVAGREIRLMRRDGSEIWVSIRAWSVGMAKDGLIVIEGLAEDITERRVFESEMHYHESELNRYALALTLANKKLNLLSSITRHDILNKLTGLMGYLELIKEEFPDPRLQEYLTIQSEIIGIMELQIGFTKDYQSLGIENPQWFDLNETIQAAASAIHHPSVTVTVETGDLWIYADPMLEKVFYNLIDNALSHGTNLTRITFRALVSGETACIICEDDGGGVPLEFKEAIFVRKHFRHTGFGLFLSREILGITGLGIQETGEPGKGARFEITVPYQYFRIGNRAGA
- a CDS encoding preprotein translocase subunit Sec61beta — protein: MAKKQGGRLLSSAGLVNYYESEDRRAVHISPITVMVVAAAIGIIVLVLNFVFGTKTV
- a CDS encoding NAD(P)/FAD-dependent oxidoreductase, with amino-acid sequence MAGNGCIIIGGGPAGLFCAIHAAAHGMPVTVLEKNPEPGAKLLLSGSGQCNITHDGEIRDFLTRYGSHGKFLKPALMSFTNRDLQAFFRDRGLPVMTDENGKIFPETRRAADVLAVLLAECRKRGVNIRCNEPVREVARDGGVFACTAKNTTYHAAAVVITTGGASYPKCGTTGDGFRLAAALGQPVTGTGPALTPLLIRPFPFSSLMGISFEGMHFTHWRDGKKMGDHTGDVLFTHLGLSGPGILDASRDIREGDEIRLSFAGNLRREEFAADIAQRAAENPGWQVSTILAKYPIPERLNRKLLKISGIAEDLTCAHFSATLRSALVKNCCEFPLIVAALGDYAVAMVTRGGVALEGVNQKTMESKIIPGLFFAGEVLDVDGDTGGYNLQAAFSTGYLAGTAAGRRLAGE
- a CDS encoding amidohydrolase codes for the protein MKDHPQILSGNAFLGEELTETPVDIYIENGIIAAIEETRSAPLRWICPALFDAHTHLGDTIAMDCGVTGDLSALVTPPDGLKHRLLAAATRPDLVAGMRASLSGMARSGIAGCADFREGGRDGVLALQEAARGLPIRPLIFGRNGGEQAGEGLGISSTRDVPDPDRQVREARNAGKLVAFHAGEQDPDDVDAALAFDPDLIIHATHATKKQIRSCADRDIPIAICPRSNWILGVSRSPGHPPLGYMQECGCRILLGTDNVMFVPPDLFSEMAFVSAVYGSNPVDILRSAVAGSDLTGSPYYIRVGAPANLFEISFSASALRFTRDPLATLVKRANFAEIGKNVFNSQLK